In the genome of Chloroflexota bacterium, the window GCGCGACGGCCGTCGGGAACGGCCGGCACTGGTGCGACTGGAGCGTCGCGCAGCGACTGCAGGATGGTAGGCGGGGCTTTCAAGCCCCGACGCGGCGGCACGACGACATCAACATGCAATCGCCCTGGTCCAGGGGGTGCATGATCCTCCCAAAATAGCCAGGGTGCGCTATGCTGGAAGGATCTCACATTGGCGGATATATGATAGGTTTGACGCGGATGCAGCAACGCCACAACGGCGGCGAACGTACAGCGAGCGCGATCGCGGCGTAGCAGGGGCGCCCGGCAGGTCGTACCGGCGCCTCTTGTCTCAGGGACGCGCGCGCTTGGCAGGTCACATCGCGACCCTTTTCCGCAGAGCGGGGCGTTGGGGTCATAGAGAAGACTATGCGCGACACAACTGGACACAATATTACGTCTCCGCGAATATCCACTGATGCGCCCCGACGCGAGCGGCCGGAGCGCAACGGTCGTACGCGCCTCAGCGCACAGATGGCCCTGACGCAGGTCGCCCGGGCCATTGTCGGCCGGAGCAGCGCTGCGGAGGTCGCGCAGATCGTCGTCGACGAGGTCCGCCAGCTCGCCCCGGCCGATTGGAGCGCCGTCGCGTTGTGGGACGCCGAGCCGGAGCGGCTCCAACTGCTGGCCGTGGCCGGCGAGTGCGCCGTGCCGGGCATGGTCCCAGGGGTGACGCTGCCGCTCGGCGACCCCACGATCCGGGCGGTGCTGGAGCGCGGACGCTCGTACCGTGAGGCGGACCTGGCGCCCCGGTCGTCGCTGGGAGGGCCGCCGGTAGACGGGCTGTTGCCGGGAGGGCCGTCGCTGGCTGCTGCCGGCCTGCATGCCCGGCTCGTCGTCCCGGTCCTCGTCGGGGATGCGCCGGTCGGCGTGCTGGTGGCGGCCTCCTGCCAGCGCGGGGTCTACACTGTGGCTCACGAGCGGCTGCTGGAGCACCTTGCCGTCCACCTGGCGGTCGGCGTCGAGCAGGCCCGCCTGCTGGCCGACGCGCGGCGGCAGCAGGCGCGGCTGCTCGGGTTGCAACGGGTTGCCCAGCGGCTGGCGGTCCACACCGGCGACGACGACGTCCTGGATATGGTGCTCGAGGAGGCGGTTCGCTCGGTTGGCGCTGAGCGGGGGACGCTCCTGGGGTGGGATCAGGCGCGCCAGGTGTTGACGCCGCTGTGCTCGACACCGGCCATGCCGCCTGGCTCCCCGACGGATCTGCACGGCTGGCGTGTCGCCGAGCGCGCCATCCGCGAGCAGCAGGTGGTGATCCTGCCGACTGGCGGGCTGCCCGGCTCGGCCGGGCCGACCATCGGTGCGCCGCTCGTCGCCGATGGCCGGTTACTGGGCGCGGTCACGGCCCACGCGCCCGATCCTTGTCACCGGTTTGACGCGGCAGACGCCCAGATCTTCGAGTTGTACGCCGGGCAGGCGGCTGGCATCGTCGCATCGGTCCGGCAGTTCGAGGCCGAGCGTCGTCAGCGGCGCGGCGCGGAAGAGGTCGCGCGGGCGGCGGCGGTGATCGTGGCCGAGGCCGATCGGCAGCGCCGCTTCGACCTGATCGTCGAGCGCGCCGTCACGATTGTGGGCGGGGTTGCCGGGGGGCTCTCCCTGCGCGATCCGACGTCGGGCATGCTGGTGGTGTTGGCAGCGCATGGGTACCCGATGGAGCTGCGTGGCCGGACGGTGCCCCAGGGGCGCGGGGTCAGCCACCGGGTGATTGCCGAGCGTGGCCCGGTCCTGCTCGGCGACTACGCAGCCGATGTGCCAGCGTTGGGCTACTTCGACCATCATGCTTTCGGCCCGACCATCGGCGTGCCGGTCTCGGCGCGGGGGCAGATCCTCGGGACGCTGGTGATCCAGGCGCCGGCCGGTGCGCCGGCCTTCGACGGGGCGGACGTGCTGCTGCTCCAGACGGTGGCCGACCTTGCCGCCGTGGCCGTGGAGCACGCGCGGGCGCTCGCCCGGGAGGAGGAGCGCAGCCGGCAGGTCGACGCCGTGCGAACCGTCACGACCGAGCTGACCCGCGAGCTGGATCTGCCCGCCCTGCTGGACCTGATCCTGACCCGCACCTGCGAGCTGATGCGCTGCGAGGCCGTCTCGGTGCTGCTCTGGGATGAGGCGTCAGAGGCCCTGGTGTCGTCCGCGTCGTGCGGCGTGCGGGTCTGGCCGGAGGCCATCCGTATCAAGCTGGGAGAGGGTGTATCCGGCCTGGCTGCTGCCCGTCGTGAAGGCATCGTTGTCGAGGCGTACCAGGAGTGGTCTGGACGGCTGCATCCGTTTCCCGACACGATCGTGCCGACGTCCGTCATGGCGACGCCGATGCTGGTGCAGGATCGCCTCGTTGGCGTCCTGACGGCGAATCGTCTCGAGGTGGCCGAGCCGTTCAACCAGCATGACCTGGAGCTGCTGGATGTGTTCGGGGCGCAGGCCGCCATCGCGCTCGACCACGCCCACCTCTTCGAGCAGGCGACGGCGGCCGAGGCGCTGCGCGAGCTGGCGCGGCTCAAGTCGGAGCTGCTGAACACGGTCTCACACGAGCTGCGCACCCCGCTCAGCCTGATCTACGGCTACGCCGAGCTGCTGGTCCACCGTGCGGCGCAGCTCTCGACGTCCGAGATCGCACAGATGAGCGGTGAGATCCACCAGAGTGCGCGGATCCTGGCGCGGCTGGTCGATGACCTGCTCGACTTCTCAGACCTTGACCACGGCCGGCTGACGCTGCACCGCGCCGCCGTGCCGCTCACCGACCTGCTCGAGGGGTCGGTGCGGTCGTTCCAGGCGCAGCCGGGCGGCGAGCGTATCGGGACCGAGCTTGCGCCCGGCCTGGTGGTGGACGCCGATCCGGCCCGGCTGCACCAGATCGTTGCCAACCTGCTCTCGAACGCGCTGGCGTACGCGCCAGACGGCCCGATCCTGGTGCGCGTCGCACGGAGCGGCGAGGCGGTCCGCATCGAGGTGGTGGACCGTGGCCCTGGCCTCGGCCCTGAGGAGATCGGGCGGGTCTGGGAGAGCTTCTACCGGGGCGCGCAGGCAGCGGTCGTCGCCCGGCGCGGGAGCGGGCTGGGCCTGAGTGTGGTCAAGCGCCTGGTGGATCTGCACGGGGGCGAGGTCGGCGTGGAGAGCGCGCAGGGCCAGGGCGCGACGTTCTGGTTCACGCTGCCGACGACCTGAGCGGCGACGGTGCTGGGCGCTGCGTCCGCCCCCTGAGCCGAATCGCACGGCGCGCCCTGGCAGACGGCACGCGCGCCCTGCCCGACGGCGCGTGCCC includes:
- a CDS encoding GAF domain-containing protein; amino-acid sequence: MALTQVARAIVGRSSAAEVAQIVVDEVRQLAPADWSAVALWDAEPERLQLLAVAGECAVPGMVPGVTLPLGDPTIRAVLERGRSYREADLAPRSSLGGPPVDGLLPGGPSLAAAGLHARLVVPVLVGDAPVGVLVAASCQRGVYTVAHERLLEHLAVHLAVGVEQARLLADARRQQARLLGLQRVAQRLAVHTGDDDVLDMVLEEAVRSVGAERGTLLGWDQARQVLTPLCSTPAMPPGSPTDLHGWRVAERAIREQQVVILPTGGLPGSAGPTIGAPLVADGRLLGAVTAHAPDPCHRFDAADAQIFELYAGQAAGIVASVRQFEAERRQRRGAEEVARAAAVIVAEADRQRRFDLIVERAVTIVGGVAGGLSLRDPTSGMLVVLAAHGYPMELRGRTVPQGRGVSHRVIAERGPVLLGDYAADVPALGYFDHHAFGPTIGVPVSARGQILGTLVIQAPAGAPAFDGADVLLLQTVADLAAVAVEHARALAREEERSRQVDAVRTVTTELTRELDLPALLDLILTRTCELMRCEAVSVLLWDEASEALVSSASCGVRVWPEAIRIKLGEGVSGLAAARREGIVVEAYQEWSGRLHPFPDTIVPTSVMATPMLVQDRLVGVLTANRLEVAEPFNQHDLELLDVFGAQAAIALDHAHLFEQATAAEALRELARLKSELLNTVSHELRTPLSLIYGYAELLVHRAAQLSTSEIAQMSGEIHQSARILARLVDDLLDFSDLDHGRLTLHRAAVPLTDLLEGSVRSFQAQPGGERIGTELAPGLVVDADPARLHQIVANLLSNALAYAPDGPILVRVARSGEAVRIEVVDRGPGLGPEEIGRVWESFYRGAQAAVVARRGSGLGLSVVKRLVDLHGGEVGVESAQGQGATFWFTLPTT